From a region of the Pogona vitticeps strain Pit_001003342236 chromosome 7, PviZW2.1, whole genome shotgun sequence genome:
- the LRWD1 gene encoding leucine-rich repeat and WD repeat-containing protein 1 isoform X2, with amino-acid sequence MSKITTELLLERAVPKSTRLRKIKTLNLSRLQITTEDLEPQLFSHLRHLQELDLSDNLLERLPDNLSLPNLRVLNCNNNHLEDVIALQQFPQLEELTYLNNGYLTPSDDYKVMFLLRNLRQLNGKDITKLANHVRVVNSRELTSRVSAHWGKNFRNQLPKTLSPEQLKSIRKKFIRSAQAHVAYGPSSLSDFTRWRVKMIAEQFLNSLINQENKSEEGETVEEEEEEEEEEEEEEEEEEEEEEEEEEEKEEEEEEEKEKEEEEEITENIVETESKVPAKATGVPSKRKGARSKGASKRSRSRSSSKEEASPIPKKPSRLQDERSPEGTKSSRPQAKDSPTAQDPGGTHRNGGRLPKAQSNKRASQQKEEHKEEEEDAQGVCSSPVKDLESEETISLEPVHFLQCHSKGNNRDDFKTQLWACVFEPPLDCGTRKDPVVSSSRTAATCGGDSVCLVDCETGIVLKKYKVAGEEFYTVAWTTLTMVTSDGRKKKHNVLAAAGRRGIVKLIHVTADYCYGEIKAHKKPIAMACFSPISETHLFTASYDKKICVWDIGVPDCDYNFKERQLLVLETIATPLRIALVPSCPDRYLVAGCEQGCFAWDIRLDDKQQKNRPFEVEFQFPNDEKNETSNHRVDGLAFLNEDIVVTKSSKTASINLWSWSRSFKQGKGGRRTVQAVILAELEWSSTDLPYLTLSTCPKEYVFCGDEKGSVWMYDLSNHLSALSAAKEDSSTKRIGPSQVLKWPELKANGELLTDVLVNNVVTDPTFTYLVALTDVNIAAIWKKT; translated from the exons ATGTCCAAAATAACAACAGAACTTCTGCTGGAAAGAGCTGTGCCGAAATCTACAAGGCTGAGAAAGATCAAAACTTTGAA CTTGTCCAGGTTGCAGATAACCACGGAAGATCTGGAACCCCAATTGTTTTCTCATCTCCGCCACCTCCAAGAACTGGACCTTTCTGATAACCTGTTGGAGAGGCTGCCTGACAACCTCAGCTTGCCGAACCTCCGGGTCCTGAACTGCAACAATAACCACCTGGAAGATGTGATCGCTCTGCAGCAGTTCCCACAgctggaggagttgacttacctgAACAATGGATACCTGACA CCCAGCGATGACTATAAGGTCATGTTTCTTCTGCGGAATCTCCGGCAATTAAACGGCAAAGATATCACCAAGCTGGCCAATCACGTGAGAGTTGTCAACAGCCGAGAGTTGACTAGCCGG GtctcagctcactgggggaaaaaCTTCCGGAACCAATTACCGAAAACATTGTCCCCTGAGCAGTTGAAATCAATCAGGAAAAAGTTCATCAGGTCTGCACAAGCCCATGTCGCCTACGGACCCAGCTCGCTCAGTGACTTCACCCGATGGCGG GTGAAAATGATTGCAGAACAATTCCTGAATTCACTCATCAATCAAGAAAATAAATCTGAAGAAGGAGaaacagtggaggaggaggaagaggaggaggaggaggaggaagaagaggaggaggaggaggaagaggaagaggaggaggaggaagaagagaaggaggaagaggaggaggaggagaaagagaaagaagaggaagaagaaattacAGAAAATATTGTGGAGACTGAAAGCAAGGTCCCTGCTAAG GCTACAGGCGTCCCTAGCAAGAGGAAAGGCGCTCGTTCTAAAGGAGCGAGCAAGAGGTCCCGCTCCCGGAGCAGTTCCAAGGAGGAAGCCTCTCCCATCCCCAAGAAGCCCAGCCGCTTGCAGGATGAGCGCAGTCCTGAGGGCACAAAATCGTCTCGCCCGCAGGCCAAGGATTCCCCGACCGCCCAGGACCCTGGAGGGACCCATCGGAATGGGGGACGGCTTCCGAAAGCACAGAGCAACAAACGAGCCAGCCAGCAGAAAGAGGAGcacaaggaggaagaagaggatgcaCAAGGTGTCTGCAGCTCTCCGGTCAAGGACTTGGAAAGCGAG GAGACAATCAGCCTGGAGCCTGTTCATTTTCTACAGTGTCACagtaaaggaaacaacagagatGACTTCAAGACACAGTTATGGGCCTGCGTCTTTGAACCGCCGCTGGACTGTGGCACCAGAAAAG ACCCTGTAGTGAGCTCATCAAGGACAGCTGCTACCTGTGGGGGTGACTCGGTTTGTTTGGTTGACTGTGAGACAGGCATTGTCTTGAAGAAGTACAAAGTGGCCGGGGAG GAGTTTTACACCGTTGCGTGGACCACCCTGACCATGGTGACCAGCGatgggaggaagaaaaagcaCAATGTTTTGGCAGCCGCCGGGAGACGAGGCATCGTGAAGCTCATTCATGTGACTGCCGATTATTGCTACGGGGAGATCAAGGCTCACAAGAAGCCGATCGCGATGGCCTGCTTCAGCCCCATAAGTGAGACGCATCTGTTCA CTGCATCCTACGACAAGAAAATATGCGTGTGGGACATTGGTGTTCCAGACTGTGACTATAATTTCAAAGAAAG ACAGCTGTTGGTGCTGGAGACCATTGCTACGCCTCTCCGAATTGCTCTTGTGCCCTCGTGCCCGGATCGATACCTGGTCGCTGGCTGTGAGCAAGGCTGCTTTGCCTGGGATATTAGACTGGATGATAAGCAGCAGAAAAACAG ACCTTTTGAAGTGGAGTTTCAGTTCCCAAATGATGAAAAGAATGAGACCTCTAACCACCGAGTTGATGGCCTGGCTTTTCTGAATGAAGACATTGTGG TCACCAAGAGTTCGAAGACGGCCTCTATCAACCTCTGGAGCTGGAGTCGCTCGTTCAAACAAGGGAAGGGTGGGCGGAGGACGGTGCAGGCCGTCATTCTGGCTGAACTGGAGTGGTCCTCAACAGATCTGCCTTACCTCACCCTCAGCACATGCCCAA AAGAGTATGTGTTCTGTGGCGATGAAAAGGGAAGCGTCTGGATGTATGACCTTAGCAACCACTTATCTGCTCTGAGCGCAGCCAAGGAAGATTCTTCGACCAAAAGAATAGGGCCTTCGCAG
- the LRWD1 gene encoding leucine-rich repeat and WD repeat-containing protein 1 isoform X1, with protein MSKITTELLLERAVPKSTRLRKIKTLNLSRLQITTEDLEPQLFSHLRHLQELDLSDNLLERLPDNLSLPNLRVLNCNNNHLEDVIALQQFPQLEELTYLNNGYLTPSDDYKVMFLLRNLRQLNGKDITKLANHVRVVNSRELTSRVSAHWGKNFRNQLPKTLSPEQLKSIRKKFIRSAQAHVAYGPSSLSDFTRWRVKMIAEQFLNSLINQENKSEEGETVEEEEEEEEEEEEEEEEEEEEEEEEEEEKEEEEEEEKEKEEEEEITENIVETESKVPAKATGVPSKRKGARSKGASKRSRSRSSSKEEASPIPKKPSRLQDERSPEGTKSSRPQAKDSPTAQDPGGTHRNGGRLPKAQSNKRASQQKEEHKEEEEDAQGVCSSPVKDLESEETISLEPVHFLQCHSKGNNRDDFKTQLWACVFEPPLDCGTRKDPVVSSSRTAATCGGDSVCLVDCETGIVLKKYKVAGEEFYTVAWTTLTMVTSDGRKKKHNVLAAAGRRGIVKLIHVTADYCYGEIKAHKKPIAMACFSPISETHLFTASYDKKICVWDIGVPDCDYNFKERQLLVLETIATPLRIALVPSCPDRYLVAGCEQGCFAWDIRLDDKQQKNRPFEVEFQFPNDEKNETSNHRVDGLAFLNEDIVVTKSSKTASINLWSWSRSFKQGKGGRRTVQAVILAELEWSSTDLPYLTLSTCPTEEYVFCGDEKGSVWMYDLSNHLSALSAAKEDSSTKRIGPSQVLKWPELKANGELLTDVLVNNVVTDPTFTYLVALTDVNIAAIWKKT; from the exons ATGTCCAAAATAACAACAGAACTTCTGCTGGAAAGAGCTGTGCCGAAATCTACAAGGCTGAGAAAGATCAAAACTTTGAA CTTGTCCAGGTTGCAGATAACCACGGAAGATCTGGAACCCCAATTGTTTTCTCATCTCCGCCACCTCCAAGAACTGGACCTTTCTGATAACCTGTTGGAGAGGCTGCCTGACAACCTCAGCTTGCCGAACCTCCGGGTCCTGAACTGCAACAATAACCACCTGGAAGATGTGATCGCTCTGCAGCAGTTCCCACAgctggaggagttgacttacctgAACAATGGATACCTGACA CCCAGCGATGACTATAAGGTCATGTTTCTTCTGCGGAATCTCCGGCAATTAAACGGCAAAGATATCACCAAGCTGGCCAATCACGTGAGAGTTGTCAACAGCCGAGAGTTGACTAGCCGG GtctcagctcactgggggaaaaaCTTCCGGAACCAATTACCGAAAACATTGTCCCCTGAGCAGTTGAAATCAATCAGGAAAAAGTTCATCAGGTCTGCACAAGCCCATGTCGCCTACGGACCCAGCTCGCTCAGTGACTTCACCCGATGGCGG GTGAAAATGATTGCAGAACAATTCCTGAATTCACTCATCAATCAAGAAAATAAATCTGAAGAAGGAGaaacagtggaggaggaggaagaggaggaggaggaggaggaagaagaggaggaggaggaggaagaggaagaggaggaggaggaagaagagaaggaggaagaggaggaggaggagaaagagaaagaagaggaagaagaaattacAGAAAATATTGTGGAGACTGAAAGCAAGGTCCCTGCTAAG GCTACAGGCGTCCCTAGCAAGAGGAAAGGCGCTCGTTCTAAAGGAGCGAGCAAGAGGTCCCGCTCCCGGAGCAGTTCCAAGGAGGAAGCCTCTCCCATCCCCAAGAAGCCCAGCCGCTTGCAGGATGAGCGCAGTCCTGAGGGCACAAAATCGTCTCGCCCGCAGGCCAAGGATTCCCCGACCGCCCAGGACCCTGGAGGGACCCATCGGAATGGGGGACGGCTTCCGAAAGCACAGAGCAACAAACGAGCCAGCCAGCAGAAAGAGGAGcacaaggaggaagaagaggatgcaCAAGGTGTCTGCAGCTCTCCGGTCAAGGACTTGGAAAGCGAG GAGACAATCAGCCTGGAGCCTGTTCATTTTCTACAGTGTCACagtaaaggaaacaacagagatGACTTCAAGACACAGTTATGGGCCTGCGTCTTTGAACCGCCGCTGGACTGTGGCACCAGAAAAG ACCCTGTAGTGAGCTCATCAAGGACAGCTGCTACCTGTGGGGGTGACTCGGTTTGTTTGGTTGACTGTGAGACAGGCATTGTCTTGAAGAAGTACAAAGTGGCCGGGGAG GAGTTTTACACCGTTGCGTGGACCACCCTGACCATGGTGACCAGCGatgggaggaagaaaaagcaCAATGTTTTGGCAGCCGCCGGGAGACGAGGCATCGTGAAGCTCATTCATGTGACTGCCGATTATTGCTACGGGGAGATCAAGGCTCACAAGAAGCCGATCGCGATGGCCTGCTTCAGCCCCATAAGTGAGACGCATCTGTTCA CTGCATCCTACGACAAGAAAATATGCGTGTGGGACATTGGTGTTCCAGACTGTGACTATAATTTCAAAGAAAG ACAGCTGTTGGTGCTGGAGACCATTGCTACGCCTCTCCGAATTGCTCTTGTGCCCTCGTGCCCGGATCGATACCTGGTCGCTGGCTGTGAGCAAGGCTGCTTTGCCTGGGATATTAGACTGGATGATAAGCAGCAGAAAAACAG ACCTTTTGAAGTGGAGTTTCAGTTCCCAAATGATGAAAAGAATGAGACCTCTAACCACCGAGTTGATGGCCTGGCTTTTCTGAATGAAGACATTGTGG TCACCAAGAGTTCGAAGACGGCCTCTATCAACCTCTGGAGCTGGAGTCGCTCGTTCAAACAAGGGAAGGGTGGGCGGAGGACGGTGCAGGCCGTCATTCTGGCTGAACTGGAGTGGTCCTCAACAGATCTGCCTTACCTCACCCTCAGCACATGCCCAA CAGAAGAGTATGTGTTCTGTGGCGATGAAAAGGGAAGCGTCTGGATGTATGACCTTAGCAACCACTTATCTGCTCTGAGCGCAGCCAAGGAAGATTCTTCGACCAAAAGAATAGGGCCTTCGCAG
- the LRWD1 gene encoding leucine-rich repeat and WD repeat-containing protein 1 isoform X3, whose product MSKITTELLLERAVPKSTRLRKIKTLNLSRLQITTEDLEPQLFSHLRHLQELDLSDNLLERLPDNLSLPNLRVLNCNNNHLEDVIALQQFPQLEELTYLNNGYLTPSDDYKVMFLLRNLRQLNGKDITKLANHVRVVNSRELTSRVSAHWGKNFRNQLPKTLSPEQLKSIRKKFIRSAQAHVAYGPSSLSDFTRWRVKMIAEQFLNSLINQENKSEEGETVEEEEEEEEEEEEEEEEEEEEEEEEEEEKEEEEEEEKEKEEEEEITENIVETESKVPAKAKDSPTAQDPGGTHRNGGRLPKAQSNKRASQQKEEHKEEEEDAQGVCSSPVKDLESEETISLEPVHFLQCHSKGNNRDDFKTQLWACVFEPPLDCGTRKDPVVSSSRTAATCGGDSVCLVDCETGIVLKKYKVAGEEFYTVAWTTLTMVTSDGRKKKHNVLAAAGRRGIVKLIHVTADYCYGEIKAHKKPIAMACFSPISETHLFTASYDKKICVWDIGVPDCDYNFKERQLLVLETIATPLRIALVPSCPDRYLVAGCEQGCFAWDIRLDDKQQKNRPFEVEFQFPNDEKNETSNHRVDGLAFLNEDIVVTKSSKTASINLWSWSRSFKQGKGGRRTVQAVILAELEWSSTDLPYLTLSTCPTEEYVFCGDEKGSVWMYDLSNHLSALSAAKEDSSTKRIGPSQVLKWPELKANGELLTDVLVNNVVTDPTFTYLVALTDVNIAAIWKKT is encoded by the exons ATGTCCAAAATAACAACAGAACTTCTGCTGGAAAGAGCTGTGCCGAAATCTACAAGGCTGAGAAAGATCAAAACTTTGAA CTTGTCCAGGTTGCAGATAACCACGGAAGATCTGGAACCCCAATTGTTTTCTCATCTCCGCCACCTCCAAGAACTGGACCTTTCTGATAACCTGTTGGAGAGGCTGCCTGACAACCTCAGCTTGCCGAACCTCCGGGTCCTGAACTGCAACAATAACCACCTGGAAGATGTGATCGCTCTGCAGCAGTTCCCACAgctggaggagttgacttacctgAACAATGGATACCTGACA CCCAGCGATGACTATAAGGTCATGTTTCTTCTGCGGAATCTCCGGCAATTAAACGGCAAAGATATCACCAAGCTGGCCAATCACGTGAGAGTTGTCAACAGCCGAGAGTTGACTAGCCGG GtctcagctcactgggggaaaaaCTTCCGGAACCAATTACCGAAAACATTGTCCCCTGAGCAGTTGAAATCAATCAGGAAAAAGTTCATCAGGTCTGCACAAGCCCATGTCGCCTACGGACCCAGCTCGCTCAGTGACTTCACCCGATGGCGG GTGAAAATGATTGCAGAACAATTCCTGAATTCACTCATCAATCAAGAAAATAAATCTGAAGAAGGAGaaacagtggaggaggaggaagaggaggaggaggaggaggaagaagaggaggaggaggaggaagaggaagaggaggaggaggaagaagagaaggaggaagaggaggaggaggagaaagagaaagaagaggaagaagaaattacAGAAAATATTGTGGAGACTGAAAGCAAGGTCCCTGCTAAG GCCAAGGATTCCCCGACCGCCCAGGACCCTGGAGGGACCCATCGGAATGGGGGACGGCTTCCGAAAGCACAGAGCAACAAACGAGCCAGCCAGCAGAAAGAGGAGcacaaggaggaagaagaggatgcaCAAGGTGTCTGCAGCTCTCCGGTCAAGGACTTGGAAAGCGAG GAGACAATCAGCCTGGAGCCTGTTCATTTTCTACAGTGTCACagtaaaggaaacaacagagatGACTTCAAGACACAGTTATGGGCCTGCGTCTTTGAACCGCCGCTGGACTGTGGCACCAGAAAAG ACCCTGTAGTGAGCTCATCAAGGACAGCTGCTACCTGTGGGGGTGACTCGGTTTGTTTGGTTGACTGTGAGACAGGCATTGTCTTGAAGAAGTACAAAGTGGCCGGGGAG GAGTTTTACACCGTTGCGTGGACCACCCTGACCATGGTGACCAGCGatgggaggaagaaaaagcaCAATGTTTTGGCAGCCGCCGGGAGACGAGGCATCGTGAAGCTCATTCATGTGACTGCCGATTATTGCTACGGGGAGATCAAGGCTCACAAGAAGCCGATCGCGATGGCCTGCTTCAGCCCCATAAGTGAGACGCATCTGTTCA CTGCATCCTACGACAAGAAAATATGCGTGTGGGACATTGGTGTTCCAGACTGTGACTATAATTTCAAAGAAAG ACAGCTGTTGGTGCTGGAGACCATTGCTACGCCTCTCCGAATTGCTCTTGTGCCCTCGTGCCCGGATCGATACCTGGTCGCTGGCTGTGAGCAAGGCTGCTTTGCCTGGGATATTAGACTGGATGATAAGCAGCAGAAAAACAG ACCTTTTGAAGTGGAGTTTCAGTTCCCAAATGATGAAAAGAATGAGACCTCTAACCACCGAGTTGATGGCCTGGCTTTTCTGAATGAAGACATTGTGG TCACCAAGAGTTCGAAGACGGCCTCTATCAACCTCTGGAGCTGGAGTCGCTCGTTCAAACAAGGGAAGGGTGGGCGGAGGACGGTGCAGGCCGTCATTCTGGCTGAACTGGAGTGGTCCTCAACAGATCTGCCTTACCTCACCCTCAGCACATGCCCAA CAGAAGAGTATGTGTTCTGTGGCGATGAAAAGGGAAGCGTCTGGATGTATGACCTTAGCAACCACTTATCTGCTCTGAGCGCAGCCAAGGAAGATTCTTCGACCAAAAGAATAGGGCCTTCGCAG
- the ALKBH4 gene encoding alpha-ketoglutarate-dependent dioxygenase alkB homolog 4 isoform X2, which translates to MEADGGGRGGSRPGGCGCKGVRSCLLCEAAACTAPPPQDYGPKVNFKKRKLKAGGFSGLPSFSQEIVARMRLYSVLRDFSPVEQCNLDYGPERGSAIDPHWDDWWLWGEHLVSLNLLSATVLSMSCDSEDSLQLFPACLQQSKQMHCSESLDHSPDHQPHKGLKRNTTKQEIDGSFPTRTVPSQKVTVAVHLPQRSLVVLYGPARYKWKHAIYRNHIKSRRICVTFRELSTEFSPGGEQEELGKKLLETALTFQGTPV; encoded by the exons ATGGAGGCTgacggaggaggaagaggaggaagcaggccCGGCGGCTGTGGGTGCAAGGGGGTCCGCTCGTGCCTGCTTTGCGAGGCCGCCGCCTGCACCGCCCCGCCTCCGCAG GACTATGGCCCCAAAGTGAACTTCAAGAAGCGCAAGCTAAAAGCTGGTGGTTTCTCTGGTTTGCCTAGCTTCAGCCAAGAGATAGTGGCACGCATGAGACTCTACTCTGTGCTCAGGGACTTCTCCCCTGTTGAGCAGTGCAATTTGGACTATGGCCCCGAGAGAGGATCTGCCATTGACCCACACTGGGATGACTGGTGGCTTTGGGGAGAACACTTGGTCAGCTTAAACTTGCTCTCAGCAACTGTGCTTTCCATGTCTTGCGACTCAGAGGACAGTCTCCAGTTATTCCCTGCCTGCCTTCAACAAAGCAAGCAGATGCACTGCTCTGAATCCCTTGATCATTCTCCAGATCATCAACCCCATAAAGGACTGAAAAGAAACACCACCAAGCAGGAAATAGACGGTTCTTTTCCCACAAGAACAGTTCCATCCCAAAAGGTCACTGTAGCGGTTCACTTACCTCAGAGATCTCTGGTGGTTCTGTACGGACCTGCTCGGTATAAGTGGAAGCATGCCATTTATCGCAACCATATTAAAAGCCGCCGCATCTGTGTCACCTTCAGAGAATTATCTACAGAGTTCAGTCCTGGAGGAGAACAGGAAGAACTGGGCAAAAAACTCCTGGAAACAGCTCTGACATTCCAGGGAACACCGGTATAA
- the ALKBH4 gene encoding alpha-ketoglutarate-dependent dioxygenase alkB homolog 4 isoform X1 — protein MEADGGGRGGSRPGGCGCKGVRSCLLCEAAACTAPPPQKSANFVYCPLTSFAVGEQQSEFAGWAFPFPGVVLLEDFVSAEEEHRMVELMDQDAWKPSQSGRRKQDYGPKVNFKKRKLKAGGFSGLPSFSQEIVARMRLYSVLRDFSPVEQCNLDYGPERGSAIDPHWDDWWLWGEHLVSLNLLSATVLSMSCDSEDSLQLFPACLQQSKQMHCSESLDHSPDHQPHKGLKRNTTKQEIDGSFPTRTVPSQKVTVAVHLPQRSLVVLYGPARYKWKHAIYRNHIKSRRICVTFRELSTEFSPGGEQEELGKKLLETALTFQGTPV, from the exons ATGGAGGCTgacggaggaggaagaggaggaagcaggccCGGCGGCTGTGGGTGCAAGGGGGTCCGCTCGTGCCTGCTTTGCGAGGCCGCCGCCTGCACCGCCCCGCCTCCGCAG AAAAGTGCCAACTTTGTTTATTGCCCACTCACGAGCTTTGCTGTGGGAGAGCAGCAGTCAGAATTTGCAGGCTGGGCTTTCCCGTTCCCAGGAGTAGTTCTGCTGGAAGACTTTGTAAGTGCAGAGGAGGAACATAGGATGGTTGAGCTGATGGATCAGGACGCATGGAAACCTTCACAATCTGGCCGAAGAAAGcag GACTATGGCCCCAAAGTGAACTTCAAGAAGCGCAAGCTAAAAGCTGGTGGTTTCTCTGGTTTGCCTAGCTTCAGCCAAGAGATAGTGGCACGCATGAGACTCTACTCTGTGCTCAGGGACTTCTCCCCTGTTGAGCAGTGCAATTTGGACTATGGCCCCGAGAGAGGATCTGCCATTGACCCACACTGGGATGACTGGTGGCTTTGGGGAGAACACTTGGTCAGCTTAAACTTGCTCTCAGCAACTGTGCTTTCCATGTCTTGCGACTCAGAGGACAGTCTCCAGTTATTCCCTGCCTGCCTTCAACAAAGCAAGCAGATGCACTGCTCTGAATCCCTTGATCATTCTCCAGATCATCAACCCCATAAAGGACTGAAAAGAAACACCACCAAGCAGGAAATAGACGGTTCTTTTCCCACAAGAACAGTTCCATCCCAAAAGGTCACTGTAGCGGTTCACTTACCTCAGAGATCTCTGGTGGTTCTGTACGGACCTGCTCGGTATAAGTGGAAGCATGCCATTTATCGCAACCATATTAAAAGCCGCCGCATCTGTGTCACCTTCAGAGAATTATCTACAGAGTTCAGTCCTGGAGGAGAACAGGAAGAACTGGGCAAAAAACTCCTGGAAACAGCTCTGACATTCCAGGGAACACCGGTATAA